The Equus przewalskii isolate Varuska chromosome 17, EquPr2, whole genome shotgun sequence region TAAGGCTATTTATGTAAGATTTGGGATCATCATAATTCATGGAAATTTTTAATTCTGAGCTCATGAAGGTATCCCTCCTACTAGATAATAGGATACTCAGAAATACCTGAGGTATAATCAGTGAGAACCTTCctgaaggagaaaaaggacaGATTGGAGTTTCCTATACTGGCATAAAAGTACACACGCAGTTATACAGAAGAACTAAAATGTGAACTATACTAATGCATACCAGATAAATCGAGGAGGAACTTGCTACAAGGCTCCAGTTCTTCTCATTATACTTTGCACACAATTTGGTTGTAATAGAGATTCTCAGGCTGTACCAAAAATGATTTTAGGTGGAAAcctcaaaaaagcaaaacccaattTCAAAACAGAATTCATTTCTAAAGACAAGCATGCACCAGTATACAATTATCATATTTCTGGTGGAACAACAACATCAATCTAATTTTCAAAAACCTAAGTATGGTTCTCTTTCATCTGACGTGCTTAGGCGGCTGTGAATATGCCCTTGCCTTGCCTCCTAAATGATCATTTTAACATCGGTTATAAAAAAGTATACTAATTATATAGAACACTCCAAAATCTAGATTAATTTATAGctatttacataatataaaaaaacCATAAATCTGATAATTTAACACTTTGTACTACTCTCTGGTCCTACATTTTCCTACTTCCTGATGTGGCAACAGGAAGATTACTTTCtttgagaataaataaaaagctttagAATTAGCTAAAATAAGCACCCAGAGTTACTTTATGAAGTAGAATctcaaatactattttttaaaacgtGAACTGGAATATTCTGAAAATTTAAACATGAGGAATTCTTCTGGTTAATGCCTGCCACAATCAGGGACACTTACTCTGACTCGTGGACCAGCTAGAATGCTTTCTGAACATGCCTGTGTATGGCCTGCTGACCTCAGCAcgactgagcaaggagagagaatggggagaggacacttccactttttgtttttaagaaatttatttagaaaaattttattgaaagattCTAAAAAGCATGGAAAACTCACATTTTCTTGTCATTGCATGCATGTTGGTTTTTCTACCCTTTTGAGCACAAAGCTCTTCACATAGGAGAGgcacctcaagaagagaggaaggaccCTTCTCTTCCCTGGAATAGGTGTATGAATGGGAGCCAAATGTGCAAGATTCATCaagaatttttcagaaaattgcCTTTCAGTTAAGTTAGAACAAAGGagcaaaacatttgcaaattaagcacagaaaaaaaaagtaatatgtctctcattttcaaaaacaaaataattagccCCCCCCATTGTCTCTCCATCATGCCTTTCATATAATGGTATTTCTTTCTGAACTGTACGGCCTAGATAAAGCCACGTCATCTGATGAGGAGCAGACCTTGATCAGCAACACTCAGAAAACAGATCTGTTTCTTCCCGATTCACAGCCTTGCATCACACAGCTAAATGCTGAAACCTAATCCTTGAGTTTTACTTTGACATTTCGCatagtttgtaaaaaaaaaaaaaaaaaaaaaaaaaaaaaccagagaaaaagcaaaagctttaACTCTCCCATTAAAAAGTTTGTTCTCTAATTCTACAGATATCAAGAAAAAGgcagatgtttttaaattttattttgtgtttaaaaaaactaCAATCTCAAAGCAAGCACCTGGGTTTTACTTCAGCTTATAATTTAATGTGCCTGAGAATTTTTGTGCAAATACATGtcatctttcattaaaaatatgcatagcaTATCTTGGAAAAAGTTTAGTTACAACTAACTTTCCTTACAAAAAAACTTACAGACATAAATACACAACATTCCCTAATTCCTATGATTGCACTTCTGGTTGAATCCCTTCCAGCCTCCATGGAAATTTGAAAGACGTAATTATGTTCAAAGGCATTGGCCACTGCACTTATTCAGAAGAAATATTCTGCAAACAAGTTTCCTTGGTTCTAATTTACccatattttccttcttaaagTAATTCCCTCCTACTCCCCACTCAtgttgttttttggggggatatttacaaaaatacagttttaaaaaatgaacttttattaatcacaaatacaaaatgaatatGGTGGCATTTGGGCTCCCAGTGGCTCAAGGGcctgaaaacagaaagcaaacgGGAGTCTCCACTCTTCTGATcttaagaaaaaggtaaaattccCCGTGTGCTAATGCTGTGAGCACAGCATCTGATGGAGGTGCAAACCCATGAGCCATCTCACGGCTGCCTCAGTAACAGACTGAGCTTTCCCCGGCAACCCTCCAGAACAGCTTTCTACAGGCGACGTCAAAGCTGctgctcctttctttccatctcccAACCTGGGTCCTCCTTGCTTGTGCTTCCCAAAGTAAATGCGCTAGCAAATTCAGTATTTCTGGTATGTTTCAAtattactgaatttattttctagtcactttttattttcaagacaAGAAAACCCAACTGAAGGAGCATATGAAACCTTTGTTCCCTTTCTGCCTCCAAACGCTCATGACTCATCCATTTATGCTTTCAGCTTACCAGACCTCATCCATTAGGGCCTCACTGCAATTCTGTTTCCATTCTTCCACGTTCCCCTTCCCACGTTCACACCCCTTCTGCAACGTTCCTTTTCTCTCAGACCAGACTACATGTATCAGTGCAAATCTATCCTTCATGTGCTAATTTGTCTAAGAGGTCAGTTAACTGCTGAACCTCAGTCCTCCTTCAGGATACCCATTTTGGGTGAAGATGTGCAAACTGGGGTGCCAAAGCTACCCATCATGACTGGAAGACTCTGATTCCTCCTCAGTCCACTCAATAAATTGCTACCTGAATTTAAATAAACAGCAGAGTCTGGTCTTTGAAGACCAATTTCTGCCTCTTGGCTTCTTCCATTTTTGTGCGTATCAGAGGTCTGGATCACTCTGGCTATCCCTAGTCTCTTCAGCCTGTCCACTAAGTTCATCTTCAACTGGCCAACATCAGGAGGGTTCCGGGAAGGTCTCAAACCATACATCTCCTGGAGGAATGTTTCAGCTGGTCGGGAGGCCAAAAAATTTTCAGAGAGATGCACTCGAGGCTCAAAGGGCAAAGGAGAAGGGCAAGGTGAGTGAGACGGTGAATTTGGTGGTGTGGAAGGAATAGGCAGGGCTttagggagaggctggaggagggggctctCTGAAACTGGGCTCTGGTACACTTTAGCAGAGATGCCTCGCTCTTGCAGAAGTTTGGCCAAGCTCATGGTGCTACTGAAGGTTATAGTGGAATCTCGTCGGTTGGTGATGGATTCACCAATGCTGAGTCTATAGGACATAACAGGAGAATTCACTGCGGTGTCTGACGAACTGCCACCACTACTTCCACAGGACAATGAAGGAAACCCAGAGctttacaaagaaacaaagagcaggagagagagtttAAGAACAAAAGCAATCTCCAAGTCAGCATTTAAAGTAATTTACAGTAGTGATCCATGCCAAATACAGAGGAACAGGCAACACATCAGTAAAGAACTCTGTGCAACGTATCTGAGGAACAAAAATTCTCATATGTCACTTCAGTTATTCGTTAACGATTTGTAATTTGTAACTTAGTCATTAACTTATTTCTTTTCACAGAATACAAAAAAGTTTATTGTACTCTTAGATaactttattcttaaattttaactCTAAAATATATACCTGTGGGAATACAACTAAATTTTatgacagaaatcaaagaaattaaaatattaaagaaagtaatctttagaaatttttattaatatatccattccacaaaatgaaatatacaaagaGACAAGAATCCATGAGTAAACAAACCTTCAACTCTTTAGAAAATATAACCTTTCAAAATTAAACCTAAGATGCTCTTCTAGGGAGAAAGTTATTTCTTTCTAATCTGTCAATTATATTACTGAGAACTAATAAAGTTCTGATTGTTGAATTTCCACTTTCAAGAATGTTAATTCAAACAATAGCAGTATAAGGATACCCATGGAATGAATTTTTCTCAACCTTGACTTAGAACACTTGTTTCtgggaaattaaaaatttgaCAGCTATTagaatctttcattttattccatgttttgttaaaaagaaaaaaacctaaataagaACTCATATACTCAAGGAAATGATGACAGAATGGAGAGGATACTTGTTTAGCCAATTTTTCCCCCTGGAGCAAATGTTACCAGTATTTAACAGATAAACTTTCCCTTTAACACAAAATACTCAGTATATCAAGATaccaagatttttaaagattatgaaaaaaaatgcaagctTAAGATTAATAAATAAACCTTCTAAAGTATCAACTTGTataaaagaagcaaaatgcaAACAAGTTTGCCTCCTTGGCCAACCCAGTCCAACTGAGAACCTCTAATCCTATGCAGGCTCTCTACTGtactcccagcccccacctccctgtccccacctgcCTGTAGTGCACGTTTCCCAAACGTACACTTCGTATGACGGCGTCAACCTGCACTGAGAGTCCCTTAGGAACCAACTTCATAAAACTTATCTTGTTGACTATAAGAGCAATGTAGAAAAACTGCAGATACGCCTCTCATTACAGACTTTATCAAGAGCTTTATTGGATATCACCCAAATGCTTCCCTTCTTATAGACATTGTGAATCTTAACCTTATTTCCCTCCACACTAGCAGCTAGAAAGTTAAGACTCAAATACATGGCTCACCTTAGCAAGTATACAAGACTTGATGGTATAACTTGTACATTAGTTATATTCCTCTACATTTCATATCCTCATTCTTGATTcctctttgcttcatttttcttctctattgcTAGTTAACATTATCCTGCAATGTTTTACATATCTTTGAAAACTACCTTACGTTCTTTTGGGAATTGGTAGGATAGAAAGAGCAGCAATATGGCTTAATAAGATCCCTCAACTATGTGTTAGAATATCCACGTTCTAGTCTGTGTAGTAAATAATTTGGCCTTGCCCAGAGGGTTCTGGCCTTTTCCCTCAGCTTCTGGGAGGTAATCTGTGCCATGTCTGATAGAAGCATCTTTGTTTAAGATGGAAGCTGGCCATAGTAGATCTTGGGATGGGCCTGGCCATACCCAATAGTTGTAGGGTAGGGGCTGGCCAGGCCTGAAAGACCAACCATGCGATTTAGGGTGGGGGCTTTGGGTCAGTGGGCCTGGAGATGAGTTCAACCATACGggtaatcaatcaatcaatcaatcatgcctatgcaCTGAAGCCTCAATAAAAAATCCAGACACTGAGGCTTgagtgagcttccctggttggtaATACTCTGTGTGCACGAGCACACATCGATGCCAGGAAAGTAACGAATCCTAAGGACAAGGGAAGCTTCATGTGTGGAACTTTCCCAGACTCTACGTGTCTCTTCCTTTGGCTAAATTTAGTCTGtatcctttccctgtaataaacaGCAACCCTGAGCATAACAGCTTtctgtgagttctgtgagtccttctagcaagTTATTGAAGCAGAGAGTGGTTTTGGAAACCCCTGAACTTGCAGCTGGTGTCAGAAGCAAAGGCAGTCTTGTGCAGAGGACTGGTCCCTCACGCCTTGCAGTTTGGCTTACTCTAGCGATAGTCGTTTACTACCTGTCTGCCCTTGGACCAGCCACCTGAACTTGCTAtgcctcggtttcttcatttACACAATACATACTCACTTGCCCTGCCTACTTCAAAGAGTTACGACagtcaaatgagaaaatacaatgtgaaaatattctaaagacAAATTATCACAGaacattaattaaaattctgggacttaaaatgaaaggaatttttgaaagaaattgatgaacaCATAGTTGAGGAGAGAAGTGAAGCCTCCGGCGGCCCAGCCCCTCTTACCTGGGGGTAACCTGGGTGATGTCAGAGGGGTGTAATATCCTGCAGGTGGTGAACGTGAATGTCGAGTTTGTGCACGACAGACACTTTCCTGGGTTTGAGGTCGCCACTGAAGTTGAGATTTTTAGGGAACCATACAGACAATTGAAAGACTAGGTTAATAATGTAAAAAGCTcatcattatttattaataatacagCATTTATCAAGGGAATTTTTTACAAAAATCCccaaatctaaaaatgaaatgtacaaaaatattgtATTAGTATCGACTGGTTAGTATGTAGTTAAATCCTTCAATACTTTAAAACTGTAATTCAAAAGGATTATagatagaaaaaagagaaaaacacatgaaaaaactcCCCACGATCTAGCCATCCAGTCTTTCTAGGAGAGCCAAACTGGCTGCTCcgtggttctcaaagtgcggCCCGCAGACCTGGTGGGAGTCTACGGGTCAGCACTTTCACAGCAACGCCAAGCTGCTATCTGCCTTTTCGACAGGGCTGGCCTTCGCACGGCTGGTGCAAGAGCAATGGCAGGAAAACTGCCGGCTCCTGAGCACAAGTCAAGGCAGTGGCATCAAGGTGTCCGAGCATTCTTCACTGTTGTCCACTCacagtagcaagagaaaaaagccagATTCACATAAGAAttgtccttgatgaagcagtaaaaattatttattaaatcttGCCCCTTGAGTCTTTTCAACATTCTGTGTGATGAAACGGGGAGTGAGCatcatgcactccgctgcagacTGAGACACATGGTTATGTAGAGGAAAAGCACACGTGCAACGGAGTCGAAATGTTCTCAgggaacaccatttttacttgaaagaacgaCTAATAGACAAACTACAGTTATCCAGACTTGGATAtctggcagacattttcttgaaaatgaatgtaGTGAGCCTGTCTCTTCAGGAAAAATAGCTGGCAGGATTTGCTGCCAGTGACAAAATcagctttcaagtgaaaataagAGTTTTGGAAAACGTGTATTCACTTGTATTGAGAGCCTGAAAGCTTCCTAATGCTAAACGACCTACCTGACGAGACAGGTGGTGATATCAATGCgactttaatatattaaatatatatatatctggaaGATCTACATAACTTAGTGAACCAGTAtcttccaaatgaccaatgccTGATGTTATAATATCACGCATGGGTAAAAGACGCATTCCAAGTAAGACAGACCAATAGATTTTaatgtaacaaaatataaaagttcACTGATagggtttcagattccacattgctaCAAACCTTAAAGAAACTACAACTTATCCAGTTTTGGTGTAATATCAAAGAATACTCACAAACAACTGAAAAGGCTCTTAAAATACTCTTtacttttccaactacatatctgtgtgaggTTCCATTTTCTTTATACTCTTCAACCAAAACATATATTGTAACAGACAATGTAGGAGCTGATAGGAGAACCCAGCTATCTTCTATTAAGCCATAAATCAGACACTGGCAAAACTGTAAAGCCAAACCATTCTTTTCActacttaaaaaaatagctatttttcataaaacatattatttgtattaatatgtaattatttttaaatgaattaaatattttcataatttctcagttttgatttctaatatagtaaatatcaatagatacaaCCCACATTAACAAGCGATCTGGAATTCTCAGtgatttttaagagtgtaaataAATCCTGAGCCAAAAAGGTTTGCAACCCACTGACTGATCTGatctctctctgccctgtctATTTATGCAGGCTGGCTAAGAAGTGGAGAGACTCAGAAGATGTTCATCATCTTATATTCAAGATGGAGTACACCCCAAGGAAGATTTAAACAGAGGCAGTCAGCTGACCATACAGTAAGTCAGAATGCAGCAAGTACTAGTGGTTCCCAGACAACATTCAACTGAGCACTTTCTCACCTGTAACTGGACCACCTGCTGAAGTGACGGGTGGAAGGAAGATTCCTGTTATTGGCTTGGACACTGAAGGTTCCTGTTGCACTTGAGGCTCCTGAACCTGAAAAGTGATACCCTCCTCATCATCCTCTTCTAAATCTGAGAGGTGATAGATGGCATCCCTGGGCAACTGGGTAAAGCCTTTCGTGATGACACCTGGTCGTGGGTCAAGAATGGTTCCTAAATGTGGCTGAGCCAGCTGCTGCCAGTGGTGCAGAGTTTGTGACCCTGAATACACAAGACAAAAAAGGAGCATGTTTTACATCTCCCGCAAATACTAAATCTTGAAACAGAAGCTAAAATTATACAAGTAaaaaagtaatgataataataaaactacTTATTTGGTCTtaatattttggtaaaatttgtaaattaaagtTCTCTGTGGAAGACTGACAAGATGCTAAAGGTATAAATAATAATCTATTTCaaaagttaactttaaaaaagacaTCTAAAGTAGCAGTGAAACAAGCCAAGGCAACACTGTTAAAAGGAACTAGGATGCTGAGTCAGTGATGAGAAGGAAGCTATGTGCCTCAGAGGTGGTGCTGTATTTTCGCAGGTGACAAAAATCAATACTCCTTTGCTAAAAAGCCAGGCTCCTAGGTTGGAAGACACCTtgaatttcagtattttttttgcATACTTTCCCACTTGCACCAGATGCAATGTCTAACTATGTCTCAACAGTCATTTCATCCTAACAATGGCAGCTCTGACAAATACCTGCACTTATCATTAATGAATAAAACTAACTTACAGAACCTTTGAGTTTGAGGGGTCCTTACAGATTACCTACTTAAAATTCTGCCTAATGAAGACTCTTTTATGATAATAGCACAGAATCATTTGAAgattgtcaatattttaaaaaaacaagaaatttaatttgaattcaaGTTCTATCTTAGGAGAGAACAGAAACtgaactgaaattaagaactgaaaaaaagaaaaatacagacacacataaCTCTAAGTAAATGACACTTCTTGGATAAAGAACTCTTTTTTGAAAAGCAAGGTACAGACGAAGTATTACATCTAGATTATTCTTATTTATCTACCATATCCCATTTATCTTACCATAAAAACTGCTGTCAATGATATTCTTTaagaaaggacaagaaaagaTTACTCCTCCCCCCtcacatttatattaaaaaacaccAGCAGACGAGAATTGAGGGCCGATGACTTGGAGAATGCAATCTCTTCATACACTGTCCACAAAGTACTACAAGGCACTGTTGCCCCAACAGCAAGATTTAGGGACAATAAAGCTATCTTCTGCACACAGTGCTCTTATAATTACAATACAAATCTCAATTCCAGGGCAAGGAAAGGCCAATAAGCAATGTGGCTTAAAAATGGTCTTCACTGATTTATTACCTTCAAGAGGCTTGACAATTTGTAACTTTTCAGGCATAAAGCCTCGAAGGCAACTGACACTGCTGAGCTCTGTGGTCTCCGACTGGTCAGTGCAGAGAGAGGCAAGGCTCTCAGTGGGGGTGCCACAGCCACTAACCCCTTCCTTCTGGTCAGCCAGAACCTGGATCTTCCGTTCCCACTCTTCAGCAAAGAACTGCTTCTCACTTAAGTAGTTCTGTCGTCGCAGACTGAGGCGATGCAGTGCTGTGGCCACATCACTATCTTCAGACGGTCCTGGCTGACCCACTTTCTCAATGTTCCTATGGGAAAATCACATTCACTGATTAGATCTGTAAGGGTCATGAGCACAACCTAGACCTCTCCTTTCTACAATGGTGAATGTTCAAGAGACTGACCTTAAAAACACAGTATTTTTTCTCAGATACCTGGAATACAGAAATAGTAACAAGAAACCAGAATCACTAATATTATGTATCATTTTTACACATCATTTCAAGTGACTTCAGATAGgcaaaaatatactttattattaTATGTGTTTCCtaacttttctattttactttatgAAACTACAGATATAACTATAAATTCAGCTTagtcaaaaaagtaaatattatatttcacTGAATCTATCTTACCATTGATTGCAAGAGATACTACTACTTTATGtcatattaaggaaaaaaacgCTACCTATTAAACTATGACATGCCATTAGTTGTAAAACATAAAcaattccaaaaatattaaaatgtgaaaaaacctGCTTTGGGCCATGGAATCCTCTAGATTATTGTATTGTAGAACATTTAGAACATGTAGCACATTCTAGAATATtgtagaatatttaaaacaacaagAATGGTAACTACCATATTTTCATAATctgcaataaacattttttcactTCTCAACATTTTTTACATTGGAGGTATCTTATAACTGAtatcaaaagaaagagaagccagcTGAGTTGCAGTTGCTCCTGACTACTATGTGTGAATTTACAGAGATCTGTCTGTTAGATCTTCTCCTAAGGTAATTGTGTACAACGAGGCAGTAGTGACACACCAAGCTACCGAGTGCAGAACCTGTCCACCACAGACCAGGCACTAGAATCAAACCTCAGGGAGATGGATTTCTGCAATAGGAAAGATTTCTCTCAGGTGGCAGACATCTATCTTTCAAAAGCTTTCACCTGACTTTCCAGTAATGCTGTTTAACTTCCAGTTATATGCAACTCaatgaactgaatgaatgaaaagcagaaaaaaatctaaatttaaacaAACAGGAAATTAAAAGCAAACTAGTTTTCCTCAAAAGATATTTAAGCTTATTGTTTATCGTAAAGGCACAAAGCAGCTGAGCTTATGAGCACGGTTTACAAGAAGGCATCATCTGAAGCTATGTGTAACTGCCAAGGACCACACAGATTCAAACAAATTTGACTCTGAATGTGAAGAAGATTTAGACACAAACTTTGCCATACCGAAGAAGAAAGTAAGCTCCACTTTGAATACGCTTAATTAAATGTAGCTTTTTCAATCCAGAAACTTTTATGAAATCAGTGATCTGTTTTACAAATAATGATACAGGGCATCATTACTGGATGAAAACCGACAGTTCCAGAGCTTCCCTGGGACAGCACCCAGTAGGGCTGGAATTTGAGTGGGTGAATCCGGTATGTCAATGCACAAGCAACGCAGAATCACTGCCATGATCTGGGTTTCTTACCCTGGAGTGTCCTCTGAGCTGCTGCCCTGGTTCCGGAGTGTTCTGTCCTCTGTTTGCTGTaaaccagactcaaaaggctTTGCTGTCATGATGACACTTGAACGGTTGGAGCCTGGAATGGGTAGCAGAGCTGGCAATGGGACAGAGTGACCCCGCGTGTCATTGGCAACCCTGACAGTATCAAATACCCGTTTCTGTTGGGCTCTGTCAAAAAAGAAGTGTTCGTTATGCCACTACCGACCACTGGAGTGCTCTAGAAAAGAGACACGTATGTGcagttcattaaaaataaagccacCCTGAACAACCTCTAAAGCTTAggagaaattattagaaaataaacttCAGAACAAGACAACGTTCTTACAACTGTGAGGACTatgaagaaaaatctgaatagtaAGCAGATTTACTACTGAATCTCATAATATTTATCACTGTAGATTGTggcttctttttaatttccatccCGACAGTTGAGTGACAACCCTTGTGATCTGTACTTACTTTTGTTTAAAGAGAGAAGATTCCTCATCTAAACTCAGCTTCTTACGCATAGTCCCCTCAATCTCAGCTGCCAGGGATTCCTAAGAAAAAGAGTTTGAGATTCCTATGGTGATTATGTAAGAAGCCCGTCAAGAGAAATGAACTGTTCTTAAATCAATTAACAAAGTCTCCAGAATCCCATATTTTTGCtgt contains the following coding sequences:
- the TRAK2 gene encoding trafficking kinesin-binding protein 2 isoform X2 produces the protein MSQSQDAVFTSPTGEENLMNINHRDSESITDVCSNEDLPEVELVSLLEEQLPQYKLRVDSLFLYENQDWTQSPRQQQHASDALSPVLAEETFRYMILGTDRVEQMTKTYNDIDMVTHLLAERDRDLELAARIGQALLKRNHVLSEQNEALEEQLGQAFDQVNQLQHELSKKDELLRIVSIASEESETDSSCSTPLRFNESFSLSQGLLQLDMLQEKLKELEEENMALRSKACHIKTETITYEEKEQQLVSDCVKELRETNAQMSRMTEELSGKSDELIRYQEEISSLLSQIVDLQHKLKEHVIEKEELRLHLQASKDAQRQLTMELHELQDRNMECLGMLHESQEEIKELRSRSGPAAHLYFSQSYGAFSGESLAAEIEGTMRKKLSLDEESSLFKQKAQQKRVFDTVRVANDTRGHSVPLPALLPIPGSNRSSVIMTAKPFESGLQQTEDRTLRNQGSSSEDTPGNIEKVGQPGPSEDSDVATALHRLSLRRQNYLSEKQFFAEEWERKIQVLADQKEGVSGCGTPTESLASLCTDQSETTELSSVSCLRGFMPEKLQIVKPLEGSQTLHHWQQLAQPHLGTILDPRPGVITKGFTQLPRDAIYHLSDLEEDDEEGITFQVQEPQVQQEPSVSKPITGIFLPPVTSAGGPVTVATSNPGKCLSCTNSTFTFTTCRILHPSDITQVTPSSGFPSLSCGSSGGSSSDTAVNSPVMSYRLSIGESITNRRDSTITFSSTMSLAKLLQERGISAKVYQSPVSESPLLQPLPKALPIPSTPPNSPSHSPCPSPLPFEPRVHLSENFLASRPAETFLQEMYGLRPSRNPPDVGQLKMNLVDRLKRLGIARVIQTSDTHKNGRSQEAEIGLQRPDSAVYLNSGSNLLSGLRRNQSLPVMMGSFGTPVCTSSPKMGILKED
- the TRAK2 gene encoding trafficking kinesin-binding protein 2 isoform X1, with the translated sequence MSQSQDAVFTSPTGEENLMNINHRDSESITDVCSNEDLPEVELVSLLEEQLPQYKLRVDSLFLYENQDWTQSPRQQQHASDALSPVLAEETFRYMILGTDRVEQMTKTYNDIDMVTHLLAERDRDLELAARIGQALLKRNHVLSEQNEALEEQLGQAFDQVNQLQHELSKKDELLRIVSIASEESETDSSCSTPLRFNESFSLSQGLLQLDMLQEKLKELEEENMALRSKACHIKTETITYEEKEQQLVSDCVKELRETNAQMSRMTEELSGKSDELIRYQEEISSLLSQIVDLQHKLKEHVIEKEELRLHLQASKDAQRQLTMELHELQDRNMECLGMLHESQEEIKELRSRSGPAAHLYFSQSYGAFSGESLAAEIEGTMRKKLSLDEESSLFKQKAQQKRVFDTVRVANDTRGHSVPLPALLPIPGSNRSSVIMTAKPFESGLQQTEDRTLRNQGSSSEDTPGYLRKNTVFLRNIEKVGQPGPSEDSDVATALHRLSLRRQNYLSEKQFFAEEWERKIQVLADQKEGVSGCGTPTESLASLCTDQSETTELSSVSCLRGFMPEKLQIVKPLEGSQTLHHWQQLAQPHLGTILDPRPGVITKGFTQLPRDAIYHLSDLEEDDEEGITFQVQEPQVQQEPSVSKPITGIFLPPVTSAGGPVTVATSNPGKCLSCTNSTFTFTTCRILHPSDITQVTPSSGFPSLSCGSSGGSSSDTAVNSPVMSYRLSIGESITNRRDSTITFSSTMSLAKLLQERGISAKVYQSPVSESPLLQPLPKALPIPSTPPNSPSHSPCPSPLPFEPRVHLSENFLASRPAETFLQEMYGLRPSRNPPDVGQLKMNLVDRLKRLGIARVIQTSDTHKNGRSQEAEIGLQRPDSAVYLNSGSNLLSGLRRNQSLPVMMGSFGTPVCTSSPKMGILKED